A region from the Panicum hallii strain FIL2 chromosome 1, PHallii_v3.1, whole genome shotgun sequence genome encodes:
- the LOC112881018 gene encoding proteinaceous RNase P 1, chloroplastic/mitochondrial-like isoform X5: protein MASLFATRSLPAHHRHLLFPASSSPPIGSRRSLVPPPPCRARELLDVMPQRDDGRSPIPRTEEGRAGSAGVRHGSNGGTVRGDTTTWEAGPPVQREGSRGVPRPWKKGDRVVIEERRDWVSQEKNRRRGPMRTGEQEWRRDAKRWTRGGNGMWAKESGNAGNSRDVGSGRRNVTKKKKRSKGSELGGKLRVELDMCSKRGDVMGAISLYDSAVKDGIRLGQHHYNVLLYLCSSAALGFVQPAKSGNTGSGITSIGPAQKLDSSPNRSLGGSEEEDASEGHVQDQEKDKADLLPSDDLNVQTVVIPVGDELREYARTRGFEIFEKMCEEKERIQMSEAALTAKARMALSTGDGDMAFEIVKQMKDLGITPKLRSYGPALTAYCNSGNVEKAFEVEAHMLESGITPEEAELEMLLRVSVVGRRGDKVYYLLHKFRAAVRQVSPSAAQLFEAWFSSPTASKVGKRKWDAGAIAKASENNGGGWHGFGWLGRGKWIVTRSNINKNGVCLACGEKLTIIDLDPKETEDFATFVEKLAIKRERNLNFKKFQRWLEKHGPFEAVVDAANVGLFSHKHLSLSKVNAVADAIRQRFTSRKWPLVVLHNRHLTGERMKKPGNHKLVEKWKQANSIYATPNGSNDDWYWLYTAIRCKCLIITNDEMRDHTFQILEKDFFPKWKERHQENCASLY, encoded by the exons ATGGCCTCCCTCTTCGCCACGCGCTCCCTCCCCgctcaccaccgccacctcctcttCCCTGCATCCTCCTCGCCTCCCATCGGCTCACGCAGGTCTCTCGTTCCTCCACCGCCATGCCGCGCCCGCGAGTTGCTCGACGTAATGCCCCAGAGAGACGACGGCAGGTCTCCAATCCCAAGAACGGAGGAAGGCAGAGCAGGCTCGGCCGGAGTACGGCATGGCTCAAACGGAGGAACTGTGCGAGGAGACACCACGACCTGGGAGGCAGGCCCACCGGTGCAGCGGGAAGGCAGCCGTGGCGTGCCAAGGCCGTGGAAGAAAGGGGACAGGGTTGTCATCGAAGAACGTAGGGACTGGGTCTCCCAAGAGAAGAATCGGAGGAGAGGCCCGATGCGGACTGGGGAGCAAGAATGGCGAAGGGATGCGAAACGCTGGACAAGAGGCGGAAATGGAATGTGGGCAAAAGAATCAGGAAATGCTGGAAATTCAAGAGATGTGGGTAGCGGAAGAAGAAACGTGACCAAGAAAAAGAAGAGATCAAAGGGTAGCGAGTTGGGAGGCAAGCTGAGAGTTGAGCTGGACATGTGCTCGAAGAGAGGAGATGTGATGGGGGCAATCTCACTGTATGACTCCGCGGTCAAGGACGGGATCAGATTGGGGCAGCACCACTACAATGTGCTCCTTTACCTGTGTTCTTCTGCTGCCCTTGGTTTTGTCCAACCGGCAAAGAGTGGCAATACCGGTAGTGGCATCACTAGTATTGGTCCTGCACAGAAACTTGATTCATCACCCAACAGAAGCTTGGGAGGTTCAGAGGAGGAGGATGCATCTGAAGGTCATGTTCAAGATCAGGAGAAAGACAAGGCTGATCTGTTGCCTTCAGATGATTTAAATGTGCAAACAGTTGTCATACCAGTAGGAGATGAGCTCAGAGAGTATGCACGCACAAGAGGGTTTGAGATATTTGAGAAGATGTgtgaagagaaagagagaattCAAATGAGTGAGGCTGCTCTGACTGCAAAGGCACGTATGGCTTTGTCAACTGGCGATGGTGACATGGCTTTTGAGATTGTAAAACAAATGAAAGACCTTGGTATTACGCCAAAGCTGCGGTCATATGGTCCTGCTTTGACAGCATATTGCAACAGCGGTAATGTTGAAAAAGCATTTGAAGTGGAAGCCCATATGTTGGAATCTGGAATCACACCAGAAGAAGCTGAGTTGGAGATGCTTCTCAGGGTTAGTGTGGTTGGCCGACGTGGAGATAAGGTGTATTATTTGCTGCATAAGTTTAGGGCTGCTGTCAGACAGGTATCTCCTTCCGCAGCTCAATTATTTGAGGCTTGGTTTAGTAGCCCAACAGCATCTAAAGTCGGGAAGAGAAAGTGGGATGCAGGTGCTATAGCAAAGGCTAGTGAGAATAATGGAGGGGGTTGGCACGGGTTTGGTTGGCTAGGGAGAGGCAAATGGATTGTAACACGCTCGAACATCAATAAGAACGGTGTCTGCCTTGCTTGTGGAGAGAAGCTGACTATTATAGATCTTGACCCAAAAGAAACAGAAGATTTCGCCACATTTGTGGAAAAATTAGCTATCAAGAGAGAGAGGAACTTGAACTTTAAGAAATTCCAG AGATGGCTTGAAAAGCATGGACCTTTTGAAGCAGTCGTGGATGCCGCCAATGTTGGCCTTTTTAGCCACAAACATCTTTCCTTGAGTAAG GTTAATGCTGTTGCTGATGCTATAAGGCAAAGATTTACGTCAAGAAAGTGGCCTTTGGTAGTTTTACACAACAGGCATCTCACTGGAGAACGCATGAAAAAACCTGGTAATCACAAATTAGTAGAGAAATGGAAGCAAGCAAATTCTATCTATGCAACCCCTAATGGCTCAAATGATGATTG GTACTGGCTATACACTGCTATCAGATGCAAATGCTTGATCATTACCAATGATGAAATGAGAGATCACACGTTTCAGATATTGGAAAAGGATTTCTTCCCCAAATGGAAGGAAAGGCATCAG GAGAACTGCGCATcattatattaa
- the LOC112881018 gene encoding uncharacterized protein LOC112881018 isoform X7: protein MASLFATRSLPAHHRHLLFPASSSPPIGSRRSLVPPPPCRARELLDVMPQRDDGRSPIPRTEEGRAGSAGVRHGSNGGTVRGDTTTWEAGPPVQREGSRGVPRPWKKGDRVVIEERRDWVSQEKNRRRGPMRTGEQEWRRDAKRWTRGGNGMWAKESGNAGNSRDVGSGRRNVTKKKKRSKGSELGGKLRVELDMCSKRGDVMGAISLYDSAVKDGIRLGQHHYNVLLYLCSSAALGFVQPAKSGNTGSGITSIGPAQKLDSSPNRSLGGSEEEDASEGHVQDQEKDKADLLPSDDLNVQTVVIPVGDELREYARTRGFEIFEKMCEEKERIQMSEAALTAKARMALSTGDGDMAFEIVKQMKDLGITPKLRSYGPALTAYCNSGNVEKAFEVEAHMLESGITPEEAELEMLLRVSVVGRRGDKVYYLLHKFRAAVRQVSPSAAQLFEAWFSSPTASKVGKRKWDAGAIAKASENNGGGWHGFGWLGRGKWIVTRSNINKNGVCLACGEKLTIIDLDPKETEDFATFVEKLAIKRERNLNFKKFQRWLEKHGPFEAVVDAANVGLFSHKHLSLSKVNAVADAIRQRFTSRKWPLVVLHNRHLTGERMKKPGNHKLVEKWKQANSIYATPNGSNDDCSGTGYTLLSDANA, encoded by the exons ATGGCCTCCCTCTTCGCCACGCGCTCCCTCCCCgctcaccaccgccacctcctcttCCCTGCATCCTCCTCGCCTCCCATCGGCTCACGCAGGTCTCTCGTTCCTCCACCGCCATGCCGCGCCCGCGAGTTGCTCGACGTAATGCCCCAGAGAGACGACGGCAGGTCTCCAATCCCAAGAACGGAGGAAGGCAGAGCAGGCTCGGCCGGAGTACGGCATGGCTCAAACGGAGGAACTGTGCGAGGAGACACCACGACCTGGGAGGCAGGCCCACCGGTGCAGCGGGAAGGCAGCCGTGGCGTGCCAAGGCCGTGGAAGAAAGGGGACAGGGTTGTCATCGAAGAACGTAGGGACTGGGTCTCCCAAGAGAAGAATCGGAGGAGAGGCCCGATGCGGACTGGGGAGCAAGAATGGCGAAGGGATGCGAAACGCTGGACAAGAGGCGGAAATGGAATGTGGGCAAAAGAATCAGGAAATGCTGGAAATTCAAGAGATGTGGGTAGCGGAAGAAGAAACGTGACCAAGAAAAAGAAGAGATCAAAGGGTAGCGAGTTGGGAGGCAAGCTGAGAGTTGAGCTGGACATGTGCTCGAAGAGAGGAGATGTGATGGGGGCAATCTCACTGTATGACTCCGCGGTCAAGGACGGGATCAGATTGGGGCAGCACCACTACAATGTGCTCCTTTACCTGTGTTCTTCTGCTGCCCTTGGTTTTGTCCAACCGGCAAAGAGTGGCAATACCGGTAGTGGCATCACTAGTATTGGTCCTGCACAGAAACTTGATTCATCACCCAACAGAAGCTTGGGAGGTTCAGAGGAGGAGGATGCATCTGAAGGTCATGTTCAAGATCAGGAGAAAGACAAGGCTGATCTGTTGCCTTCAGATGATTTAAATGTGCAAACAGTTGTCATACCAGTAGGAGATGAGCTCAGAGAGTATGCACGCACAAGAGGGTTTGAGATATTTGAGAAGATGTgtgaagagaaagagagaattCAAATGAGTGAGGCTGCTCTGACTGCAAAGGCACGTATGGCTTTGTCAACTGGCGATGGTGACATGGCTTTTGAGATTGTAAAACAAATGAAAGACCTTGGTATTACGCCAAAGCTGCGGTCATATGGTCCTGCTTTGACAGCATATTGCAACAGCGGTAATGTTGAAAAAGCATTTGAAGTGGAAGCCCATATGTTGGAATCTGGAATCACACCAGAAGAAGCTGAGTTGGAGATGCTTCTCAGGGTTAGTGTGGTTGGCCGACGTGGAGATAAGGTGTATTATTTGCTGCATAAGTTTAGGGCTGCTGTCAGACAGGTATCTCCTTCCGCAGCTCAATTATTTGAGGCTTGGTTTAGTAGCCCAACAGCATCTAAAGTCGGGAAGAGAAAGTGGGATGCAGGTGCTATAGCAAAGGCTAGTGAGAATAATGGAGGGGGTTGGCACGGGTTTGGTTGGCTAGGGAGAGGCAAATGGATTGTAACACGCTCGAACATCAATAAGAACGGTGTCTGCCTTGCTTGTGGAGAGAAGCTGACTATTATAGATCTTGACCCAAAAGAAACAGAAGATTTCGCCACATTTGTGGAAAAATTAGCTATCAAGAGAGAGAGGAACTTGAACTTTAAGAAATTCCAG AGATGGCTTGAAAAGCATGGACCTTTTGAAGCAGTCGTGGATGCCGCCAATGTTGGCCTTTTTAGCCACAAACATCTTTCCTTGAGTAAG GTTAATGCTGTTGCTGATGCTATAAGGCAAAGATTTACGTCAAGAAAGTGGCCTTTGGTAGTTTTACACAACAGGCATCTCACTGGAGAACGCATGAAAAAACCTGGTAATCACAAATTAGTAGAGAAATGGAAGCAAGCAAATTCTATCTATGCAACCCCTAATGGCTCAAATGATGATTG TTCAGGTACTGGCTATACACTGCTATCAGATGCAAATGCTTGA
- the LOC112881018 gene encoding proteinaceous RNase P 1, chloroplastic/mitochondrial-like isoform X6 has product MASLFATRSLPAHHRHLLFPASSSPPIGSRRSLVPPPPCRARELLDVMPQRDDGRSPIPRTEEGRAGSAGVRHGSNGGTVRGDTTTWEAGPPVQREGSRGVPRPWKKGDRVVIEERRDWVSQEKNRRRGPMRTGEQEWRRDAKRWTRGGNGMWAKESGNAGNSRDVGSGRRNVTKKKKRSKGSELGGKLRVELDMCSKRGDVMGAISLYDSAVKDGIRLGQHHYNVLLYLCSSAALGFVQPAKSGNTGSGITSIGPAQKLDSSPNRSLGGSEEEDASEGHVQDQEKDKADLLPSDDLNVQTVVIPVGDELREYARTRGFEIFEKMCEEKERIQMSEAALTAKARMALSTGDGDMAFEIVKQMKDLGITPKLRSYGPALTAYCNSGNVEKAFEVEAHMLESGITPEEAELEMLLRVSVVGRRGDKVYYLLHKFRAAVRQVSPSAAQLFEAWFSSPTASKVGKRKWDAGAIAKASENNGGGWHGFGWLGRGKWIVTRSNINKNGVCLACGEKLTIIDLDPKETEDFATFVEKLAIKRERNLNFKKFQRWLEKHGPFEAVVDAANVGLFSHKHLSLSKVNAVADAIRQRFTSRKWPLVVLHNRHLTGERMKKPGNHKLVEKWKQANSIYATPNGSNDDWYWLYTAIRCKCLIITNDEMRDHTFQILEKDFFPKWKERHQV; this is encoded by the exons ATGGCCTCCCTCTTCGCCACGCGCTCCCTCCCCgctcaccaccgccacctcctcttCCCTGCATCCTCCTCGCCTCCCATCGGCTCACGCAGGTCTCTCGTTCCTCCACCGCCATGCCGCGCCCGCGAGTTGCTCGACGTAATGCCCCAGAGAGACGACGGCAGGTCTCCAATCCCAAGAACGGAGGAAGGCAGAGCAGGCTCGGCCGGAGTACGGCATGGCTCAAACGGAGGAACTGTGCGAGGAGACACCACGACCTGGGAGGCAGGCCCACCGGTGCAGCGGGAAGGCAGCCGTGGCGTGCCAAGGCCGTGGAAGAAAGGGGACAGGGTTGTCATCGAAGAACGTAGGGACTGGGTCTCCCAAGAGAAGAATCGGAGGAGAGGCCCGATGCGGACTGGGGAGCAAGAATGGCGAAGGGATGCGAAACGCTGGACAAGAGGCGGAAATGGAATGTGGGCAAAAGAATCAGGAAATGCTGGAAATTCAAGAGATGTGGGTAGCGGAAGAAGAAACGTGACCAAGAAAAAGAAGAGATCAAAGGGTAGCGAGTTGGGAGGCAAGCTGAGAGTTGAGCTGGACATGTGCTCGAAGAGAGGAGATGTGATGGGGGCAATCTCACTGTATGACTCCGCGGTCAAGGACGGGATCAGATTGGGGCAGCACCACTACAATGTGCTCCTTTACCTGTGTTCTTCTGCTGCCCTTGGTTTTGTCCAACCGGCAAAGAGTGGCAATACCGGTAGTGGCATCACTAGTATTGGTCCTGCACAGAAACTTGATTCATCACCCAACAGAAGCTTGGGAGGTTCAGAGGAGGAGGATGCATCTGAAGGTCATGTTCAAGATCAGGAGAAAGACAAGGCTGATCTGTTGCCTTCAGATGATTTAAATGTGCAAACAGTTGTCATACCAGTAGGAGATGAGCTCAGAGAGTATGCACGCACAAGAGGGTTTGAGATATTTGAGAAGATGTgtgaagagaaagagagaattCAAATGAGTGAGGCTGCTCTGACTGCAAAGGCACGTATGGCTTTGTCAACTGGCGATGGTGACATGGCTTTTGAGATTGTAAAACAAATGAAAGACCTTGGTATTACGCCAAAGCTGCGGTCATATGGTCCTGCTTTGACAGCATATTGCAACAGCGGTAATGTTGAAAAAGCATTTGAAGTGGAAGCCCATATGTTGGAATCTGGAATCACACCAGAAGAAGCTGAGTTGGAGATGCTTCTCAGGGTTAGTGTGGTTGGCCGACGTGGAGATAAGGTGTATTATTTGCTGCATAAGTTTAGGGCTGCTGTCAGACAGGTATCTCCTTCCGCAGCTCAATTATTTGAGGCTTGGTTTAGTAGCCCAACAGCATCTAAAGTCGGGAAGAGAAAGTGGGATGCAGGTGCTATAGCAAAGGCTAGTGAGAATAATGGAGGGGGTTGGCACGGGTTTGGTTGGCTAGGGAGAGGCAAATGGATTGTAACACGCTCGAACATCAATAAGAACGGTGTCTGCCTTGCTTGTGGAGAGAAGCTGACTATTATAGATCTTGACCCAAAAGAAACAGAAGATTTCGCCACATTTGTGGAAAAATTAGCTATCAAGAGAGAGAGGAACTTGAACTTTAAGAAATTCCAG AGATGGCTTGAAAAGCATGGACCTTTTGAAGCAGTCGTGGATGCCGCCAATGTTGGCCTTTTTAGCCACAAACATCTTTCCTTGAGTAAG GTTAATGCTGTTGCTGATGCTATAAGGCAAAGATTTACGTCAAGAAAGTGGCCTTTGGTAGTTTTACACAACAGGCATCTCACTGGAGAACGCATGAAAAAACCTGGTAATCACAAATTAGTAGAGAAATGGAAGCAAGCAAATTCTATCTATGCAACCCCTAATGGCTCAAATGATGATTG GTACTGGCTATACACTGCTATCAGATGCAAATGCTTGATCATTACCAATGATGAAATGAGAGATCACACGTTTCAGATATTGGAAAAGGATTTCTTCCCCAAATGGAAGGAAAGGCATCAG GTTTGA
- the LOC112881018 gene encoding proteinaceous RNase P 1, chloroplastic/mitochondrial-like isoform X4, whose product MASLFATRSLPAHHRHLLFPASSSPPIGSRRSLVPPPPCRARELLDVMPQRDDGRSPIPRTEEGRAGSAGVRHGSNGGTVRGDTTTWEAGPPVQREGSRGVPRPWKKGDRVVIEERRDWVSQEKNRRRGPMRTGEQEWRRDAKRWTRGGNGMWAKESGNAGNSRDVGSGRRNVTKKKKRSKGSELGGKLRVELDMCSKRGDVMGAISLYDSAVKDGIRLGQHHYNVLLYLCSSAALGFVQPAKSGNTGSGITSIGPAQKLDSSPNRSLGGSEEEDASEGHVQDQEKDKADLLPSDDLNVQTVVIPVGDELREYARTRGFEIFEKMCEEKERIQMSEAALTAKARMALSTGDGDMAFEIVKQMKDLGITPKLRSYGPALTAYCNSGNVEKAFEVEAHMLESGITPEEAELEMLLRVSVVGRRGDKVYYLLHKFRAAVRQVSPSAAQLFEAWFSSPTASKVGKRKWDAGAIAKASENNGGGWHGFGWLGRGKWIVTRSNINKNGVCLACGEKLTIIDLDPKETEDFATFVEKLAIKRERNLNFKKFQRWLEKHGPFEAVVDAANVGLFSHKHLSLSKVNAVADAIRQRFTSRKWPLVVLHNRHLTGERMKKPGNHKLVEKWKQANSIYATPNGSNDDWYWLYTAIRCKCLIITNDEMRDHTFQILEKDFFPKWKERHQVRFSYEDSSVTFQMPPPYSVVIQGKDC is encoded by the exons ATGGCCTCCCTCTTCGCCACGCGCTCCCTCCCCgctcaccaccgccacctcctcttCCCTGCATCCTCCTCGCCTCCCATCGGCTCACGCAGGTCTCTCGTTCCTCCACCGCCATGCCGCGCCCGCGAGTTGCTCGACGTAATGCCCCAGAGAGACGACGGCAGGTCTCCAATCCCAAGAACGGAGGAAGGCAGAGCAGGCTCGGCCGGAGTACGGCATGGCTCAAACGGAGGAACTGTGCGAGGAGACACCACGACCTGGGAGGCAGGCCCACCGGTGCAGCGGGAAGGCAGCCGTGGCGTGCCAAGGCCGTGGAAGAAAGGGGACAGGGTTGTCATCGAAGAACGTAGGGACTGGGTCTCCCAAGAGAAGAATCGGAGGAGAGGCCCGATGCGGACTGGGGAGCAAGAATGGCGAAGGGATGCGAAACGCTGGACAAGAGGCGGAAATGGAATGTGGGCAAAAGAATCAGGAAATGCTGGAAATTCAAGAGATGTGGGTAGCGGAAGAAGAAACGTGACCAAGAAAAAGAAGAGATCAAAGGGTAGCGAGTTGGGAGGCAAGCTGAGAGTTGAGCTGGACATGTGCTCGAAGAGAGGAGATGTGATGGGGGCAATCTCACTGTATGACTCCGCGGTCAAGGACGGGATCAGATTGGGGCAGCACCACTACAATGTGCTCCTTTACCTGTGTTCTTCTGCTGCCCTTGGTTTTGTCCAACCGGCAAAGAGTGGCAATACCGGTAGTGGCATCACTAGTATTGGTCCTGCACAGAAACTTGATTCATCACCCAACAGAAGCTTGGGAGGTTCAGAGGAGGAGGATGCATCTGAAGGTCATGTTCAAGATCAGGAGAAAGACAAGGCTGATCTGTTGCCTTCAGATGATTTAAATGTGCAAACAGTTGTCATACCAGTAGGAGATGAGCTCAGAGAGTATGCACGCACAAGAGGGTTTGAGATATTTGAGAAGATGTgtgaagagaaagagagaattCAAATGAGTGAGGCTGCTCTGACTGCAAAGGCACGTATGGCTTTGTCAACTGGCGATGGTGACATGGCTTTTGAGATTGTAAAACAAATGAAAGACCTTGGTATTACGCCAAAGCTGCGGTCATATGGTCCTGCTTTGACAGCATATTGCAACAGCGGTAATGTTGAAAAAGCATTTGAAGTGGAAGCCCATATGTTGGAATCTGGAATCACACCAGAAGAAGCTGAGTTGGAGATGCTTCTCAGGGTTAGTGTGGTTGGCCGACGTGGAGATAAGGTGTATTATTTGCTGCATAAGTTTAGGGCTGCTGTCAGACAGGTATCTCCTTCCGCAGCTCAATTATTTGAGGCTTGGTTTAGTAGCCCAACAGCATCTAAAGTCGGGAAGAGAAAGTGGGATGCAGGTGCTATAGCAAAGGCTAGTGAGAATAATGGAGGGGGTTGGCACGGGTTTGGTTGGCTAGGGAGAGGCAAATGGATTGTAACACGCTCGAACATCAATAAGAACGGTGTCTGCCTTGCTTGTGGAGAGAAGCTGACTATTATAGATCTTGACCCAAAAGAAACAGAAGATTTCGCCACATTTGTGGAAAAATTAGCTATCAAGAGAGAGAGGAACTTGAACTTTAAGAAATTCCAG AGATGGCTTGAAAAGCATGGACCTTTTGAAGCAGTCGTGGATGCCGCCAATGTTGGCCTTTTTAGCCACAAACATCTTTCCTTGAGTAAG GTTAATGCTGTTGCTGATGCTATAAGGCAAAGATTTACGTCAAGAAAGTGGCCTTTGGTAGTTTTACACAACAGGCATCTCACTGGAGAACGCATGAAAAAACCTGGTAATCACAAATTAGTAGAGAAATGGAAGCAAGCAAATTCTATCTATGCAACCCCTAATGGCTCAAATGATGATTG GTACTGGCTATACACTGCTATCAGATGCAAATGCTTGATCATTACCAATGATGAAATGAGAGATCACACGTTTCAGATATTGGAAAAGGATTTCTTCCCCAAATGGAAGGAAAGGCATCAG
- the LOC112881018 gene encoding proteinaceous RNase P 1, chloroplastic/mitochondrial-like isoform X2, with product MASLFATRSLPAHHRHLLFPASSSPPIGSRRSLVPPPPCRARELLDVMPQRDDGRSPIPRTEEGRAGSAGVRHGSNGGTVRGDTTTWEAGPPVQREGSRGVPRPWKKGDRVVIEERRDWVSQEKNRRRGPMRTGEQEWRRDAKRWTRGGNGMWAKESGNAGNSRDVGSGRRNVTKKKKRSKGSELGGKLRVELDMCSKRGDVMGAISLYDSAVKDGIRLGQHHYNVLLYLCSSAALGFVQPAKSGNTGSGITSIGPAQKLDSSPNRSLGGSEEEDASEGHVQDQEKDKADLLPSDDLNVQTVVIPVGDELREYARTRGFEIFEKMCEEKERIQMSEAALTAKARMALSTGDGDMAFEIVKQMKDLGITPKLRSYGPALTAYCNSGNVEKAFEVEAHMLESGITPEEAELEMLLRVSVVGRRGDKVYYLLHKFRAAVRQVSPSAAQLFEAWFSSPTASKVGKRKWDAGAIAKASENNGGGWHGFGWLGRGKWIVTRSNINKNGVCLACGEKLTIIDLDPKETEDFATFVEKLAIKRERNLNFKKFQRWLEKHGPFEAVVDAANVGLFSHKHLSLSKVNAVADAIRQRFTSRKWPLVVLHNRHLTGERMKKPGNHKLVEKWKQANSIYATPNGSNDDWYWLYTAIRCKCLIITNDEMRDHTFQILEKDFFPKWKERHQESEKGHLHIPVSGEGLLEEDRTWLCVSRRNSQAQ from the exons ATGGCCTCCCTCTTCGCCACGCGCTCCCTCCCCgctcaccaccgccacctcctcttCCCTGCATCCTCCTCGCCTCCCATCGGCTCACGCAGGTCTCTCGTTCCTCCACCGCCATGCCGCGCCCGCGAGTTGCTCGACGTAATGCCCCAGAGAGACGACGGCAGGTCTCCAATCCCAAGAACGGAGGAAGGCAGAGCAGGCTCGGCCGGAGTACGGCATGGCTCAAACGGAGGAACTGTGCGAGGAGACACCACGACCTGGGAGGCAGGCCCACCGGTGCAGCGGGAAGGCAGCCGTGGCGTGCCAAGGCCGTGGAAGAAAGGGGACAGGGTTGTCATCGAAGAACGTAGGGACTGGGTCTCCCAAGAGAAGAATCGGAGGAGAGGCCCGATGCGGACTGGGGAGCAAGAATGGCGAAGGGATGCGAAACGCTGGACAAGAGGCGGAAATGGAATGTGGGCAAAAGAATCAGGAAATGCTGGAAATTCAAGAGATGTGGGTAGCGGAAGAAGAAACGTGACCAAGAAAAAGAAGAGATCAAAGGGTAGCGAGTTGGGAGGCAAGCTGAGAGTTGAGCTGGACATGTGCTCGAAGAGAGGAGATGTGATGGGGGCAATCTCACTGTATGACTCCGCGGTCAAGGACGGGATCAGATTGGGGCAGCACCACTACAATGTGCTCCTTTACCTGTGTTCTTCTGCTGCCCTTGGTTTTGTCCAACCGGCAAAGAGTGGCAATACCGGTAGTGGCATCACTAGTATTGGTCCTGCACAGAAACTTGATTCATCACCCAACAGAAGCTTGGGAGGTTCAGAGGAGGAGGATGCATCTGAAGGTCATGTTCAAGATCAGGAGAAAGACAAGGCTGATCTGTTGCCTTCAGATGATTTAAATGTGCAAACAGTTGTCATACCAGTAGGAGATGAGCTCAGAGAGTATGCACGCACAAGAGGGTTTGAGATATTTGAGAAGATGTgtgaagagaaagagagaattCAAATGAGTGAGGCTGCTCTGACTGCAAAGGCACGTATGGCTTTGTCAACTGGCGATGGTGACATGGCTTTTGAGATTGTAAAACAAATGAAAGACCTTGGTATTACGCCAAAGCTGCGGTCATATGGTCCTGCTTTGACAGCATATTGCAACAGCGGTAATGTTGAAAAAGCATTTGAAGTGGAAGCCCATATGTTGGAATCTGGAATCACACCAGAAGAAGCTGAGTTGGAGATGCTTCTCAGGGTTAGTGTGGTTGGCCGACGTGGAGATAAGGTGTATTATTTGCTGCATAAGTTTAGGGCTGCTGTCAGACAGGTATCTCCTTCCGCAGCTCAATTATTTGAGGCTTGGTTTAGTAGCCCAACAGCATCTAAAGTCGGGAAGAGAAAGTGGGATGCAGGTGCTATAGCAAAGGCTAGTGAGAATAATGGAGGGGGTTGGCACGGGTTTGGTTGGCTAGGGAGAGGCAAATGGATTGTAACACGCTCGAACATCAATAAGAACGGTGTCTGCCTTGCTTGTGGAGAGAAGCTGACTATTATAGATCTTGACCCAAAAGAAACAGAAGATTTCGCCACATTTGTGGAAAAATTAGCTATCAAGAGAGAGAGGAACTTGAACTTTAAGAAATTCCAG AGATGGCTTGAAAAGCATGGACCTTTTGAAGCAGTCGTGGATGCCGCCAATGTTGGCCTTTTTAGCCACAAACATCTTTCCTTGAGTAAG GTTAATGCTGTTGCTGATGCTATAAGGCAAAGATTTACGTCAAGAAAGTGGCCTTTGGTAGTTTTACACAACAGGCATCTCACTGGAGAACGCATGAAAAAACCTGGTAATCACAAATTAGTAGAGAAATGGAAGCAAGCAAATTCTATCTATGCAACCCCTAATGGCTCAAATGATGATTG GTACTGGCTATACACTGCTATCAGATGCAAATGCTTGATCATTACCAATGATGAAATGAGAGATCACACGTTTCAGATATTGGAAAAGGATTTCTTCCCCAAATGGAAGGAAAGGCATCAG